A region of Micropterus dolomieu isolate WLL.071019.BEF.003 ecotype Adirondacks linkage group LG01, ASM2129224v1, whole genome shotgun sequence DNA encodes the following proteins:
- the LOC123969246 gene encoding zinc finger protein 239-like isoform X2 — MDIVWKPKIQLYRIELPQQHVCKEEEEEVLADQQLCIQERIPGLDQEDPQPPQVKEEQEELCTSQEGEQLVVKQETDTFMLTPTYEESDHSEAELKSDHQPHTGKNSFTCDTCGKGFQYKSVFQEHLRIHTGEKPYSCKTCGKEFRTSSLLKGHTRTHTGEKPYSCNTCGKSFSRRGGLIVHFRTHTGEKPYLCKTCGKRFSDTSAFKQHKRIHTGEKMYCCETCGKDFRTSDHLQLHIRTHTGEKPYLCKTCGKRFSDPSALKRHKRIHTGEKAYSCETCGGSFSQRDYLKLHMRTHTGEKPYLCKACGKRFSDTSTFKRHKRIHTGEKAYSCETCGGSFSQRGYLKLHMRTHTGEKPYFCETCGKVFTFCGQLKTHIKREHTGEKL; from the exons ATGGATATCGTTTGGAAACCCAAAATACAGTTATACAGGATAG agctcccacagcaacatgtctgtaaggaggaggaggaggaggttctggctgaccagcagctctgtatTCAGGAGAGGATCCCcggtctggaccaggaggacccacagcctccacaggttaaagaggaacaggaggaactctgtaccagtcaggagggagagcagcttgtaGTAAAGCAGGAGACTGACACCTTTATGTTGACTCCTACTTATGAGGAAAGTgaccacagtgaagcagaactgaaaagTGACCACCAGCCTCACACGGGTAAAAACTCTTTCACATGTGACACATGTGGAAAAGGTTTTCAGTACAAATCAGTATTTCAAGAACACCTGAGAattcacacaggtgagaagccgtattcttgcaaaacatgtgggaaagaATTCAGAACTAGCAGTTTATTGAAAGGCCACAcaagaacccacacaggtgagaagccgtattctTGCAATACATGTGGGAAATCTTTTAGCCGAAGGGGTGGCTTGATAGTCCATTTCAGAACCCATACAGGTGAGAAGCCATACTTATGCAAGACCTGTGGGAAAAGATTCAGTGACACTTCAGCATTTAAACAACATAagagaatccacacaggtgagaagatGTATTGTTGTGAAACATGTGGGAAAGACTTCAGAACTAGTGATCACTTGCAACTCCATataagaacccacacaggtgaaaaGCCGTACTTGTGCAAGACATGCGGGAAAAGATTCAGTGACCCTTCAGCTTTGAAAAGACATAagagaatccacacaggtgagaaggcGTATTCTTGTGAAACATGTGGAGGTTCTTTTAGCCAGAGGGATTACTTGAAACTCcacatgagaacccacacaggtgagaagccgtacctTTGCAAGGCCTGCGGGAAAAGATTCAGTGACACttcaacatttaaaagacataagagaatccacacaggtgagaaggcGTATTCTTGTGAAACATGTGGAGGTTCTTTTAGCCAGAGGGGTTACTTGAAACTCcacatgagaacccacacaggtgagaagccgtatttttgtgaaacatgtgggaaggtttttacattttgtggtCAATTGAAAACCCACATAAAAAGAgaacacacaggtgagaagctgtAG
- the LOC123969246 gene encoding zinc finger protein 771-like isoform X1 produces the protein MSSVESLREFVNERLTAAAEEIFRVFKNTIVEYEKEIDRQRRLLDIVWKPEVKLHRIELPQQHVCKEEEEEVLADQQLCIQERIPGLDQEDPQPPQVKEEQEELCTSQEGEQLVVKQETDTFMLTPTYEESDHSEAELKSDHQPHTGKNSFTCDTCGKGFQYKSVFQEHLRIHTGEKPYSCKTCGKEFRTSSLLKGHTRTHTGEKPYSCNTCGKSFSRRGGLIVHFRTHTGEKPYLCKTCGKRFSDTSAFKQHKRIHTGEKMYCCETCGKDFRTSDHLQLHIRTHTGEKPYLCKTCGKRFSDPSALKRHKRIHTGEKAYSCETCGGSFSQRDYLKLHMRTHTGEKPYLCKACGKRFSDTSTFKRHKRIHTGEKAYSCETCGGSFSQRGYLKLHMRTHTGEKPYFCETCGKVFTFCGQLKTHIKREHTGEKL, from the exons ATGTCTTCAGTTGAGAGTTTGAGAGAGTTTGTCAACGAGCgactaactgctgctgctgaagaaatattcagagtttttaaaaacactatcGTCGAGTACGAGAAAGAGATCGATCGTCAGCGCAGACTGCTGGATATCGTTTGGAAACCCGAAGTAAAGTTACACAGGATAG agctcccacagcaacatgtctgtaaggaggaggaggaggaggttctggctgaccagcagctctgtatTCAGGAGAGGATCCCcggtctggaccaggaggacccacagcctccacaggttaaagaggaacaggaggaactctgtaccagtcaggagggagagcagcttgtaGTAAAGCAGGAGACTGACACCTTTATGTTGACTCCTACTTATGAGGAAAGTgaccacagtgaagcagaactgaaaagTGACCACCAGCCTCACACGGGTAAAAACTCTTTCACATGTGACACATGTGGAAAAGGTTTTCAGTACAAATCAGTATTTCAAGAACACCTGAGAattcacacaggtgagaagccgtattcttgcaaaacatgtgggaaagaATTCAGAACTAGCAGTTTATTGAAAGGCCACAcaagaacccacacaggtgagaagccgtattctTGCAATACATGTGGGAAATCTTTTAGCCGAAGGGGTGGCTTGATAGTCCATTTCAGAACCCATACAGGTGAGAAGCCATACTTATGCAAGACCTGTGGGAAAAGATTCAGTGACACTTCAGCATTTAAACAACATAagagaatccacacaggtgagaagatGTATTGTTGTGAAACATGTGGGAAAGACTTCAGAACTAGTGATCACTTGCAACTCCATataagaacccacacaggtgaaaaGCCGTACTTGTGCAAGACATGCGGGAAAAGATTCAGTGACCCTTCAGCTTTGAAAAGACATAagagaatccacacaggtgagaaggcGTATTCTTGTGAAACATGTGGAGGTTCTTTTAGCCAGAGGGATTACTTGAAACTCcacatgagaacccacacaggtgagaagccgtacctTTGCAAGGCCTGCGGGAAAAGATTCAGTGACACttcaacatttaaaagacataagagaatccacacaggtgagaaggcGTATTCTTGTGAAACATGTGGAGGTTCTTTTAGCCAGAGGGGTTACTTGAAACTCcacatgagaacccacacaggtgagaagccgtatttttgtgaaacatgtgggaaggtttttacattttgtggtCAATTGAAAACCCACATAAAAAGAgaacacacaggtgagaagctgtAG